A region from the Persephonella sp. genome encodes:
- a CDS encoding nitrous oxide reductase accessory protein NosL yields MKPIKLILLVAPAIFFFMFVSCEKEIKPVPINYGQDECDYCRMKITDPRYGSELILNTGKPYKFDSVECLTAFYIENKEKMKIHSLWVPDFISKKFIPAEKALYLHSKGLPSPMGMNLTAFEKKEELEKVKEKYGGEVLNWNQVIDLVKKEWIQKKHKMKMHNHNHMNM; encoded by the coding sequence ATGAAACCCATCAAGCTCATACTGCTGGTGGCTCCAGCGATTTTCTTTTTTATGTTTGTCTCATGCGAAAAAGAGATAAAACCAGTGCCTATTAATTACGGACAGGACGAATGTGATTACTGCAGAATGAAAATAACAGACCCAAGATACGGATCAGAACTTATTTTAAACACCGGTAAACCCTATAAATTTGATAGTGTGGAATGCCTTACAGCATTTTATATTGAGAATAAAGAAAAAATGAAAATACATTCTTTATGGGTTCCTGATTTTATAAGCAAAAAATTTATACCTGCAGAAAAAGCTTTATATCTCCATTCAAAAGGGCTTCCAAGTCCAATGGGTATGAACCTTACAGCCTTTGAAAAAAAAGAAGAGCTTGAAAAGGTTAAAGAAAAATACGGTGGAGAGGTATTAAACTGGAATCAGGTTATTGATCTTGTAAAAAAGGAGTGGATACAGAAAAAACATAAAATGAAAATGCACAATCACAACCATATGAACATGTAA